The genomic segment TAATTTGCTTGATTGGCAGAGAGCTCCGGAAATCTTGTCGTGCTTTGTCTCCCTTGTCTTTGGGGTCTTGCATGTGTGGAAAGGCAGTTTTGTTTATTCTGGTGCTTCCGTGTCCTCAGTCGGCTGTCCAGTTGCGTTTTCTGCCGTCTTTGACGCCTGGAGGACATGAAAGGGTTAAAGTCATATGGAAACTGACAAACTAGTTATCTGTCCTATTCAGCTGAAAGTGGCAAAAAGCAACACAGTGCCAGAATTTACTGCACATCACTGCAGAGGTtaccttctttttcttcttcttctgtgttttacGGCTTGCAGAGCTCTGTAGTAAAGCCTTGAGAAGGGAGGAGAAATTCAGGATGCACAATGTTGACTTTTGagaagttaaagttttataactTATTTCAGACTCACCTTTAGCTCTGGATCCTGAACTTCGTGCTCCGACTGGTAGAGCTCTGGATCAAAGGGTCCATTTGTGATTCTATGAGCCCCGTTGGCCATCAGCAGCACTGTGAACTTGAACTGGGCAACAAACTCTCCTGGAGGGAAATAATTACATAGGTAGTAAAGATGTGCCgtaataaattcaaatattgttaaaatggGAATTTATTCAAGTGATTTATGTCAGGAGGGAAAACATGTATAGGTTCTTTATACACTGAGTGATTCATGTCAGACGTTTACTTgtattaatattgattaaagcTGAAGCAAAAcctaaactttaatttctctgAAAATTTGGACTTCAATCATGAtcaataagttatttttctaTGCAAAAATAACATGTTAAGAACTACACAATCATGGAGGAGACTGGCTGCTcataatggaaagttgagtggaaggaaaaaaggtTTGGCAGAATTTCTGTactgaaaattgtattttcattgGTCTTATGCGTTAGTCtgattttctgagaaacaatgttgggttttcattagctctAAGCTATAACAATTAAAATTAACAGAATGAAACAGTGTTTGATTCTGTGTGCTATAGATCTATGAAATGaactttgtgattttgtaattttctgggACGTAACTCTATACCTAACAGAAGGTAAGATACTCACCCTCCTTCTCATGCAGCACACTGAAGGGCTGCAGCAGCTCATGTTTGGCACACTCGACCACCCCAAGACGAGCTTTAGCCTCATCCTCAAAAGCCCTGATTAAAGAATCAATGGCGTTCATTAACCTGCTGCACATGTAGCACTTCAGACGGCGGTAAAGGCGACATATTGCTTCCTAACCTTAGTGTGAAGGGCATGGCATCAAAGCGTCGCTCCACTTCGCTGAAGAACGTACGAGAAGTCTTCATTTTCAAGCCGTACTGTTTGCTGGGGTCCCGCTTATAGATGGTGGTCCTCAGACCTGAGTCTCTGGCCTGAAGATAAACCAGACATGGAGTTCAACTTTCCCTATTGGTCTTAATGTGAATTAGATAAAGTAAATTAATGAGAATGTTGGGTATGAATGGCTCAGATGGAATatctaaatgttgaatttttttttttattgtctttccgGGGATTAGACTGAAAGTAGCTTTGGCTAAATCTGATGTAAAACATCTCTTGTTGTGAAAATTAACATGTTTACATATTGTCCCTGTGatgtaattaataataaaaaattgtgacagtgagtaggcctgtcacatgatcaattaaaacaaactcaataatttcaaatgtatcgtttttctctttctaccaaaaactgcatggtaaaagtcttcagtctggacttttggtctcaactgcatcactttttaaagaataattttgtttaatgagattttataattcatttcatcagttgtttctgttgttttgttcatttattttggatatttaaaatgtctcccagttccagtgttaaattttCATTGGAATTCAAAGCTTATTGCTCTTTGAGAATGTATTCCTgcattattaccattatattactggcaaactgtctcaaaacaacaatattatcgtttattatGATAACTTCTGGGACGATTAATTGTCCAGAAACAGttgttgtgacaggcctaaaaGTGAGGAGCAGAGGCGACTTACCTTCCCTTCTCCAGTGCTGACCAAAACATCGACAGCGTAAACTTCATGTACCTCAAACTCTGCCTTCTCGTGGTCCTTTCTGGAGAATATAAtcagaaaagaataaatatgtgAAGATCTTACCCGTTGCTATAATAATCTTTGTGAACGTTTTCAGATTAAACGACAGTACCTCTGCTGGTCTGACGGGTTCTGAATGATTGTTTTCTCTCCGTCTATCACATGCTGCTTTAACTGATGAGACAGCATAccttaaaaccacaaaatcaaAGCAGTGAATAACGCTGCACATTGTGGAATGAAATATAGTGCCATGGAAACATCATCTGACAGGTTATGAATGCATAACCATTATCCCATTACATGACGACGCAGACACCCACCCTCAATAGGAGAGCATTTAAATGAATGTGCGATCTTGTTCCAGGCTTCTGTCACTTGAGTGTTCTGAGAGAGAAAAAcgaaatcagacattttctaacaaaatctgcattttatctctaagatttttacatttaaaccagTCTCTGATCTATTCCATTAACTAATCAGCTCTGAATAGTTTAAAAAGCAAAGAGGAAGGCAGCAGAAAACCTGAGGTTAAGATTAAGCGGTACATAAACCTTATGTTTCACAGAACTAATCTTTTTAGCCACACGACTGTTTTACCTGGTTGCCGGGTTTAACGAGGCGCAGCGCCGCTTCTGCGCACAGATGAGCCGCTTTGATGACGTCAGCTTTTCGGCCCGTGATGGGGTTCTCCTGCAGCAATAGAACCGATCAGCAACAGTGAACAAGAGGATATAGAAACGCGActaaaaacaggattttgtttttaaaaagctctcACCTTTTTGGCTCCAACAACAAAGCTGTGAGCGACGTTTGCGATGAAGCCGTCAACGTGAACCCCAAGGTctctaaacaaaaaacaaaacggagTGTCAACATTTAGAGATGAAGTTTAGCTGCCACTTTTATTTCACTATGAATTCCCTTTTTGGAAGTCTAACAGCTAGTAACAGATATGATTCTGCAAAAGACATTGGGGTATATTCAGTAACCATCATacagtagaaaacaaaacttcttaAAACAATTCCTTATGAATGCTAAAGACACAATTAGAAACCAAATTGCACCAATCGACATGTGATCTACAGgccaaatattgaaaaatattagATTTCTTTATTCACTAAATGCATAAACATGAAGTTTGATCTTTAAAAGAACCAACAATATTTGATTTGATGCACTTTCTtgagataaataaattattagtagaaattaagaatatttaacacataAATGGTGACAGTCAGTGCAACTACAGCCTCTATCAAAACACCTACAGAACATTGTATACGGTGTTGctaaaatgtcataatttgaaaaaatagtCAACTTTTAATGGGACATATTGTCTAAAAGTCAAATAAACTGTTGCAGGCCAAGTAAACACTTTGTTGGACCACTATGTAGATTAATCTCAGTGTTTTTGCTTCTCAAGTTCACTGGCTCCAAATTACAGTGAATCAGCTTAACCAGATATAAAGCTCCTGGTTGGCTACTAATCCTTAAGCTACAGCCAAAGAGCAAAGAGGCGACGAAGGAGCAAAATAATCTCACTGTACAAATGTTCCAGTCAGGAGAAGCagacaaaacaacagcagcattttATACCAACTACTGCTTAGTGAAGACAGTCACAAATAATATATCAGGTAAAATTACCAAAACTGGAGTTTTCTCCTAAATGAGTGAAAAGACGAGATAAACTCATGTCAGCAAGGAGCTGGATGGTTTTATGGCTGGTGCTAGAGGTGTTCAATCAGTCCTCCATATTTTGGACAAGGAGTATGATTGACAGACaattattttcttccaaataATACATTTGGGGCTTGGTAAACCCTCTCAAAACCCAGTGGGAGAATTAGATCATGATCAAaccaaactttaactttaaggCACAATagcaaaaacagcagttttatcACGGAAACACCACTGTGCAATAGTCCATaatattcacagaaaaacaaagtggtgGTAGTAGCACGCcctgtgcttgttttttttttttccccagacgAAACTTGATTATGTGTTCAAGTGGATGAAATAAGGAAACGTTCTAAATACAGTCAGCTATAAAGACACATCTCTAACATAAAACATCGacataaagaaggaaaacacacCGGAAGCAGCAACATTACTGCAGTGTGGCACCTACATTTTGACCAGATCCCCATCTTTAAGTGTGTAGTCGGGGTCACTCTTCAGGGGAGAGAAGTGGCAAACACAGTTGTTGACTGAGACGCTGGTAGGGAAGGCAATGCCTAGAAGAGAGAGGACAGGAGTCTTCATTTAGAAACGATCCACAAGTTGATCTCAATCAATCAATAGTCCTCAAAACAGCTGATCAACCTAATCCAGACTGAGCTGATTGAAAGATGCAAGCGACACCATCTTCTCCTCACCTTTCTTCATTTCCTTCTCCTTCTTGAAGACCTTCCCGGTCTCGGTCATGATGTAAGCGTCGCCCACCTCACACAGGCTGAGCACAGAGATCCCGGCTTTAGCTGCCTCCACAACCTTACGAAGAGCCTCTGTGTGGAAACAAACCGCACAAATTCACAAGCAGGACAGCTTAGTAGCTGGTCTACTGGTGTGACTTTGATACTGTTAAACTGAGGGACGTCAGGACAACAGCTTCACTAGTGTACTACTATGAGAAGTTATAGTATTTCAAAATACTGTGAATACTGTGAGTGAGTGTAATGGAACTGCAGTGGAGACAGAATCTGTAATCCATCCACCCAAagctttgtgttgctgctcaACAGCCTGTGTTGCAATGCCCAAAGCACGGCTTTATACCCGTAATTACCTGCAGCGATAATACAGGCAGGTAATACAAGCCCTGATGTGAAACACAGTCTATGAGATTCTGtgtaaccattttttttttttttttaccagaacaCATTCTGTGCAGATTTGAGTACAAAGTGCACAAATGAAGATGgagagggaaagaaaatcattatttttctgtctatACTTGCTAATTAGAATAGTGTATATTTTTCATCCATATAATCATTATTATATGGGTGATTTTGTACCTGCTCTGATAGGTTCATGACGGAAATTAACAATATACAAACAGGGTTATAATCTGTCACATTTCTTCTAAGTCAACTGGTCCACATAGGAATCTGAAGCAAAATAAATGGATGGTTCAATACAGAGTTTTCCAATCATGTTGAATTGAAtaatattgaattaaattatattttagataGGAGCATTTTAATGACTATTTGGTTCAATAATTACCAAACATGTTTAACCAACCATATAAACAGAATTTCAGACTAAAAGTGAATTAAAGATGAATATTAAGAGCTTTGACAAGCCATGcctacaaaatgttatttttataaaaagaaattatggtttttaaacaaacttgTAAGTAAATGTCTCCGcagaacaaaagacaaaataagacAATATATATTAAAACGTATCAATATTTAAACTTAGGAAAGCCCATGTGAGGCTCTGGGTTACAAACTTGGACTTGTTCACCTTTTTACTTGATTTCATAATCATTTCATATGATATGAGAAATTACTTAAactgtgtttcttattttactattaaaaaaGGCCAAACAAACATGATATGCAGGCACGGAAAAAAACTTCTCCCAACTAATATTAAGCTCCTGaactaaataatttcataaaaataattcctCCATATGTTAAAGTTAATGTTAGCCTGTTAAGAGCCATTCAACCTGGTGCATAAGTgattctaaaattaaaataaaaagtgaacagaaacggcttttaatacatatttgtaaggttactgaatgaaaaaagataCCAGTAACTCAAGTACGTGCTATCATGACCGACTCAGAAGAATGAAGCTCGGTTCCGTTCTTATTTTTCGGCTCGTTGGCGTTTAGTTTAACGGACAACCATGTACCAAGCTGTGCTAGCTCGTTTGTTAGCATCTCACAATGTTTTAAAGGGTCCCCCCATTTAAAAACCTAACATCAACCTTGAACTACACCAGCTAGCTTCGGCTAACTTGGCTGTATAAAACTGTAGGCGCTGCACCTGTTCGCCTGCCGGTTATGATAGCATACGTGCTCCCTGAATGTAAAAGCACATggcagaagctgcagcagctgctgctgctgctgctgccgctgcgtGGGGAACGTCGCTAGCTGGCAGCGCGACAGGCCGTTAAGGGCAGGTCGTTCCAGCCACAAAcggcttttaattttttccatcaaCTTACGGGTGGCGATGTCACCCCCCATCTTATACTTGGTGACCACCAGGTCTTCGGCTATGGTCTGCTCTTGCTCCTCGTCGGACATGTTGGCAGTGAAGTTCCCGTCGCTCCTGGGCCCAACGAAGCGACAGCTCTCCGCAGATCAGCTCGGCTCAGACCGTTACGCAGCTGCTCGCACTACGGATGCCCCGCAAGCTCCTCCCACTTTACGGCGTGACGAAACCTCAACCAAGCCCGCCAAAAACGCGGGAATGGTATGGCAAGCTAACTTATCATATAACAGTTCTGCAACGCTGTTCTCAGGTCAAATTATCACTAGTTATTTACCATTAATAATTTTGCAGCACTTCCAATTTTAtatatgctttttatttctcatagCCATTATGAGAATAATAGCGATATTATTTAACATAtagtaatatttatttcatattattttgtcttataaTAATCTATATCCAGACCTGCacagcaaaaaaggaaaacattacattgtatTACTATTTCTGAATACTGTGACAATGATTCAAGTTATGATCCACCCATAATTTttgcacatatatatatatatgcatatatatatatatatatatataaaaaattcccttctcacccaccgcgggtggttcttatcctctgagctcaggtcctctaccagaggcctgggagcttgagggttctgcgcagtatcttggctgtgccaaggactgcacatttctggactgagatgtctgatgttgttcctgggatctgttgtagccattggtccagtttgggggtgactgccccgagggccccgatgaccacaggcaccactgtggtcttcaccttccaggtcctctccagttcctccctgaggccctggtatttctctagtttctcgtgctcctttttcctgatgttgcagtcgcttggtattgctacatctaccacaacggctttcctctgtggtttatccactacgacaatgtctggttggtttgccattaccattttgtctgtctggatctggaagtcccacaggatcttagctctggtgttctccgccacctttgggggtgtttcccactttgatctcggggtttccagtccatattctgcacagatgtttctgtacactatgcctgcaacttggttatgtcgttccatgtacgctttcaccatatatatatatatatatatatatatatatatatatacacaacagaccaaaagtttggacacaccttttaattcaatgagtttcctttattttcatgattattgacattgtagattcacactgaaggcatcaaaactatgaataacacatgtggaaatatgcactaaacaaaaaagtgtaaaacaactgaaaatacccctcatattctagtttcttcaaagtagcaaccttttgctgtgattactgctttgcacacactctgcattttcttgatgagcttcaagaggtcgtcacctgaaatggttttcacttcataggtgtgccctgtcaggttaataagtgggatttcttgccttataaatagtcatgaaaataaagaaaacccattgaattagaaggtgtgtccaaacgtttggtctgtactgtatatatatatatatatatatatatatatatatatatatatatatatatatagacttTCTATTATAATGGCTAAACAGAACCAGACCTCAAATAGtgtttgtaataatttttattgCTTACAAAATGCATGTCATTTGTAATCCCTCACAGAGGTCTAAAAACATACATTGACGTGCATTgttctcaaaaacatttaacttactgaaaatgtaaacagtaaTTGTAGCTTGTAATCTGTTTAGTGTTAGTGCTTTAAACACTCAGTGCTTTTAACTCCTGAAATGCCCAAAATCAAAggccaaaaacatgacaaaaaatttacaGAGGCCCATTTTTAACAATGATGGAGAAATAAGACAGATCTACTAGTGTTATTACTATTAGTGAGAAACGTTCCCATAATGTTTCATTACAAAACTGCAAATGTCTTGTTGCATAGTTGACATAAACGCACAATCCCTGCTATCATGGAGGTAGGGAAGCATGATGAAGGTCTAATAAAGGGCATGTGGATATTAGCATTTTACAAATCAATAAACCAGTTAGCATTATAAAGGTTTACTACTACTTGTATAATCATTTTCAGTTATTATAAGGCCAGTCTTTATTCTGATAAAGTTCTTCAATATCCTGAGGTTTTTCATCATCAGATGCACTTCCAGTAGTTTTTCCCCCTCAAAATGATATGGGCATCTATgctaaatatatacataaaattcttattaaaacaaaacaaaaaaaaaacatgaaagcacaaacatttgtaatataggttcattgaaaaaaaatacaaagtcttCACACCTTATTAAATGTTCTGTAAGGTTTTAATTCCAGTCtttatgatttttatgtttcattgagATTGTATCAAAGGCTACATTATGTGGCTTATtgattcttttcctttttcaggtCCTTCATGAATCTCTTCCAAGACTGAGATAAACGAGTTCTTCAAGTCGGCATTGCATTGGACTTCAGGAACATCTTGCTGTGCCAGTATCCTGGATTGTCAAAGGATCTTTCACTGGATATAGGCTCCCCAATACCGACTCCAGCTCGCACCCTAACGTTGGGATCAAAGCCCAACGAGTGCATCTCTATGCAGTCCACTGCTACCTCGCTCTCCCTCCGCATGTTCTGGTAAACGACTGTATCGACAGCAGGTGGCGGAGCTGCAAAGCAGTCCATGTCCTCGTATTCATCCGCCTCACTGTTGTCACTGCTGGGGTCCTTATTGTCAGCAACAGGTTGCTGCTGCGCTGTTTGTCTGTTCGTGTACTGATAGTCGTCACTCTCGACGTATTTGTTCTCCTGTCTCTCCGTAGCGTCTCCTCTCATCCTCGGTAGAATCGGAGGTGGAGGGAGAGCGTGCTCTGGTGGGATTTCCACTTTCTCGTTACATCTGATGTCCATGTATTCATACTGGCCCTCCTTGGAACCCTGCTGGGCTGAATGGGGATTTTTCTGACTCGTCTTTTGCCCTCCCCTGACCTCCAAGCTCAGCGTTGTGTCACAGTAGGCTGTCGCTTGTGACGATAGGGAATAAGTTCGTCTCTTGTTCGACCTCAGCCAGTGAGGGTTGTGCCTCAGAGAAACAGCTGTTTGCTTGTTCATGTACTCATACTCCTCATCATCTGGGCTATCCAGGAGGCCCAATGAGTAGGACTTTCCCATTCTGCCTGCAGTGGCTCGAGATGAGTACATTAGGGTTTCTGAAACCGTAAGAAGACAAAAATGGgtgtaattttaaatatgagacattgtttaaaataaagctttatCCCAAAAGGATGTACCTATGATGTTTGTAGAACAACATGACGTACATTTTCATGCAAGTAAcagaagtttgtgtttttctaaatttctgttaaaaaacaacccctttaaaacattttttaaatcatttttaaaaagcctaaatataatttttactatcataaaaaaagtgtaaaactttATGAGAATCTTCACAAAGCACCCTATTCTCTTAACTTTGCGACAAATAGGGTTTGGAAATGTTTAACAGGTAAAAGTGTCCACAAACAGGTAAAgctaaaagaaatctgaacaaAAGCAAAGGAAAGACTTTGAAGCTCAAAGAAGTTtcacacagaggaaaaaaactgcCTCTGCACattctctaaaaatgtttaagaatatGTTTTAGTGTCACATACTAAACATGTCTGAAGATTTTCATATTTCCACGTTTTTATAGTCAGGGAGCTTTTAAGgaagtaatttgttttaaatgttaatttagaaatatccCTCTGAACTTATTTCCTATTGAACTTGAGATGAGGTGACAGCGGCTTGTCCTCATCCAGCCGAGCGACCGGCGTAATTCATGCATGTTACATTTTGAGCACACCTGGGCTAGcacaacatatttaaatatgtagtttgaTTAATCTGCACTATGTAATATTAATATGTTAATTGCATGCGTAAGTGCGTCCACGTTAACAATCCTGATTTAAACAGATGTTCGACATTGTGGCTTTTGTCAAATAAGTTCAGTACGTCTCAAAACCAAGACTAGTCTCCAGTTTTCTTATTCCAGTTCAACACGAACCTTGTCACACattccatttatttaaacttttttttaattattatttcactttggtctagtgtgcttaaatattattacatCAAACCCCTTGACCAGCTACAGCAGGTTTACTGAAGCCTCTCAACCTCATGTCAAAGCTTTTTAAACGCTAAAGCATTGTCACCTCTTTCTGGGCTTCCTCCAGGAAGGACGTATCCGTTCTGATCTTCCTCCTCTGTGTCAGGGGAGGGGGTCTCCGGCGGCCCACCGGACATGCTGTCCCTCTGTGATACGTAAGCGCTGTCCTCACGTTGGCGTCTTCTTTTCAGACTTCCTGGCAAAGAAAAGTCCTCGCTCATCTCCATGTCCACCACAGTGCCGCAGCCCTCGGAGCTCTCAGACATGGTGCGCGCAGAGTTCAATCGAGAACGGGACTATCACACAACACAGATAATTTGAGATTAACCATTTAAGTAGTCTGAATATGATGTGGgctgataaaaaaaagcttcttaaTGGATCTACCTGTCCTCCAAAGCCTGGGGTCATGGGCAGGTATCCAGCCATGGTTGATGGATTGAGCACCACCTTTAccacaaaaatgaatgaatgttatGTGGATACAGATGAGCAGGCAGTGCATTTTCAGGCATGAAATACAGGGAATGTCAACAGAACACCGTCCCCTACTCTGTTAGTGTCGGTCCTGGAGATGCGGCTCAGACTCCTGGACAGGAGGTGTGGTCCTGGAGTCCCGCAGTCTGCTGAGGCATGCACTCCAATGTCCTCCAGATCAAAGTCTAAATCATCCAGCTCATCCAGGTCTGCACTCCGCTGGGCAACTTCATCAAGTGGTGAATCGTGTTGATTGCAGTCTTCCTGCCGAAACCAGAAACATTGTAAATGAGCATGCTGAGTTAGCACCAACAGCTGAACAACACAGTGCTAAGCCAGGTAGGTCTTACTCTGATGACCAGGTAGCGAGGTGGGTCTCTGGCCATTCTGGTGAATTCTCCAGCCAGTTCCTTAAATGTCGGACGGACATTCTC from the Xiphophorus maculatus strain JP 163 A chromosome 20, X_maculatus-5.0-male, whole genome shotgun sequence genome contains:
- the pa2g4 gene encoding proliferation-associated protein 2G4; this encodes MSDEEQEQTIAEDLVVTKYKMGGDIATQALRKVVEAAKAGISVLSLCEVGDAYIMTETGKVFKKEKEMKKGIAFPTSVSVNNCVCHFSPLKSDPDYTLKDGDLVKIDLGVHVDGFIANVAHSFVVGAKKENPITGRKADVIKAAHLCAEAALRLVKPGNQNTQVTEAWNKIAHSFKCSPIEGMLSHQLKQHVIDGEKTIIQNPSDQQRKDHEKAEFEVHEVYAVDVLVSTGEGKARDSGLRTTIYKRDPSKQYGLKMKTSRTFFSEVERRFDAMPFTLRAFEDEAKARLGVVECAKHELLQPFSVLHEKEGEFVAQFKFTVLLMANGAHRITNGPFDPELYQSEHEVQDPELKALLQSSASRKTQKKKKKKASKTAENATGQPTEDTEAPE